In Phyllopteryx taeniolatus isolate TA_2022b chromosome 22, UOR_Ptae_1.2, whole genome shotgun sequence, one DNA window encodes the following:
- the lrmp gene encoding inositol 1,4,5-triphosphate receptor associated 2 isoform X10 → MDFCTPQPPRRHNPVDSICRKLQTIQWRGDREPNSPFQIPKLSSSSYDSPQCGLGLNLDAILKKGAQGRKETGDGKPDSAPSQKSNVGASVPPSASGNTPTPANITYTITSTLGERRGVDRSDRKQFKTWQSYCSTPTSQPKDSPYFTFTRGRPESAQPESGSGPSRSPVRSRTFTPICSTVSYNLNFNFSASTGSSTEGEAPYPALVVKRLSLGDRGTTLDSESNNMAEVSLICEENLLDTIFHACDTQRRGKVYVSHIVDYLRHTTSRTPEDSGLEELCNMLDPERKDVSIDLDTYHAVMREWIEDCRSNGEEPPEYACQDSVKLRDSLSLRRSMLLNVTSGSLEGFGGDVSKAEFETSELVNCLADLQMSNQKLQAEVKKLKQAVEAMEESNQKLADENEELRNQTRAHQQLVHKEKMLHDEVEEMKATLSCTEEGRARASARSKHVEKENQDLIAKIASLEDENFKVTMEMDELQKRIAELCDINTDLQVQIHSFDTVITEKESLIQERSRQIDELKTAVEEYSSITELLRADKSKLENHMQMMHPDLSGAGVSLSVAYRLNQSTSGSLQTELALAQSPPEPVHGVDHLPNNVCLASPLDETLDREVLIMMHGPSPELMAQEFKKLLNRMKTDFRQDTNIVLSTMKTLLDDHSKPGFDTDTSLEAVQAALDATREDWALSLDQLAQYTDSIETELIKMTSNMRRSRTEILHLSVRVQDQENQKRQLGEELEQLKTPQDSREASCQTPAPEEETGDDLEWDEEYALQDFLKNEMAESNSRARGDVTDGGQTEDGDERWTVVNGTGEGEVRDTSTPVSAKPEVSQDGHCLAVTGQEPPEPQVNLHCLQDEAAIPSDAHSQAVSPEHPAADALPDPSHSDSRRSETDETTVSQSLSDQDPITMPTATNNAPPNEVAPPNESIQLSGEDHKREDKEGDVSSTASLILDQSGPRSAARDTTSLLPVLVEEEESATTEGGMAGTEQPSSISATTMTDCQQSSVSLAQNGQSESRVTSDPKQLQNKKDSNGMNKKELESQGTETTEAPKMEEAQPEACGTTEKKSESSTISDHKDTCREDKNSSLSPNDKEIETEFQRLALGFKCDMFTLEKRLRLEERSRDLAEENVRREVSSCQGLLQALTPLCEDDNQSMEIIHRLQKNLDILIQSMTRVSSRSEMLGAIHQESRIGKAVEVMIQHVENLRRVYTKEHAELLELRETLMQNERSFGSHSDRDEFRGKKPSTTQYYKSSARRVSIAAIPRSGGGNMHYDMTKQQSGAESEAERLTRRSPCPPSASFRSQDELFVMLPSISSSPASSEQGLSQSLSHSLTSTRSTAAAVARGSRALWLWLAMVLLLAGLLALLASLVMQPAVDAAPVGTGDSWMTIQQLLWPYTGLRHNGQPPV, encoded by the exons ATGGACTTCTGCACGCCCCAGCCGCCACGACGCCACAACCCGGTGGACAGCATCTGCCGCAAACTGCAGACCATCCAGTGGCGCGGTGACCGGGAGCCCAATTCCCCCTTCCAGATCCCCAAGCTCTCCTCCAGCAGCTACGACAGCCCCCAGTGCGGCCTCGGGCTCAACCTGGACGCCATCTTGAAGAAAGGGGCCCAGGGACGAAAGGAGACCGGCGACGGAAAGCCCGACTCTGCGCCTTCCCAGAAGAGCAACGTGGGTGCCTCCGTCCCGCCGTCCGCTTCAGGCAACACCCCGACCCCAGCTAACATCACGTATACCATCACTAGTACCCTCGGGGAGAGGAGAGGTGTCGATCGAAGCGATCGAAAACAATTTAAGACATGGCAGAGTTACTGCTCCACTCCCACGAGCCAGCCCAAAGACTCCCCGTACTTCACGTTCACACGAGGCAGACCCGAGTCGGCGCAGCCCGAGAGCGGAAGCGGGCCGAGCAGGAGCCCCGTGCGCTCTCGCACCTTCACCCCAATTTGCAGCACTGTCTCTTACAACCTCAACTTCAACTTCTCTGCCAGCACGGGGAGCTCCACGGAGGGTGAGGCGCCCTACCCGGCTCTGGTTGTCAAAAGACTGTCGCTGGGAGATCGAG GGACCACCCTGGACTCTGAGAGCAACAACATGGCAGAAGTCAGCCTCATCTGCGAGGAGAATCTCCTCGACACCATCTTCCATGCTTGTGACACGCAGCGCCGAG GTAAGGTGTACGTGTCTCACATCGTGGACTACTTGCGGCACACAACCAGCCGCACCCCAGAGGACAGCGGGCTGGAGGAGCTCTGCAACATGCTGGATCCTGAACGCAAAGATGTCTCCATCGACCTGGACACGTACCACGCCGTCATGAGGGAGTGGATTGAAGACTGCCGCAGCAATGG GGAAGAGCCACCAGAATATGCATGCCAGGACTCGGTTAAACTACGAGACAGCCTTTCCT TGAGGAGGTCCATGTTGCTCAACGTGACCTCGGGAAGCTTGGAGGGCTTTGGAGGGGACGTGTCGAAAGCAGAATT TGAAACATCAGAGCTGGTGAACTGCCTTGCCGACCTCCAGATGAGCAACCAAAAGCTCCAGGCGGAAGTGAAGAAGCTGAAACAAGCGGTGGAAGCAATGGAAGAGAGCAACCAAAAGCTGGCAGATGAGAACGAGGAGCTGCGCAACCAGACCAGAGC TCACCAGCAGCTGGTCCACAAAGAGAAGATGCTGCACGATGAAGTGGAAGAAATGAAGGCCACTCTGAGCTGCACGGAGGAAGGCAGAGCGCGCGCCTCCGCGCGCAGCAAACACGTG GAGAAAGAAAACCAAGATCTCATAGCCAAGATTGCTTCTCTTGAGGACGAG AACTTCAAGGTCACTATGGAGATGGACGAGCTTCAGAAGAGAATAGCGGAGCTGTGTGACATTAACACTGACCTTCAG GTGCAGATTCACTCTTTCGATACCGTCATCACTGAAAAGGAATCTCTTATACAAGAG AGGAGCAGACAGATTGACGAGCTCAAGACTGCAGTGGAAGAATACTCCTCCATTACGGAG TTACTAAGAGCTGACAAGAGCAAACTGGAGAACCACATGCAAATGATGCATCCAGACCTTTCTGG TGCTGGAGTGTCTCTTTCGGTAGCCTACAGGTTGAACCAGAGCACTTCAGGATCCCTGCAAACAGAACTGGCCCTGGCTCAGTCACCACCGGAG cctGTCCATGGGGTTGACCATTTACCCAACAATGTGTGTCTTGCCTCGCCGCTGGATGAGACTCTGGACAGAGAGGTGCTGATCATGATGCATGGACCCAGCCCAGAACTCATGGCTCAGGAGTTCAAGAAACTCCTGAACAGAATG AAGACTGATTTCAGACAAGATACCAACATTGTCCTGTCTACAATGAAAACTTTACTCGATGACCACTCAAAACCAGGGTTTGACACTGACACCAGTCTTGAG GCGGTGCAGGCCGCGCTGGACGCAACAAGAGAAGACTGGGCCCTTAGCCTGGACCAGCTAGCCCAGTACACTGACTCCATAGAGACGGAACTGATTAAAATGACCAGTAATATGAGGAGGTCCCGGACTGAGATCTTGCACCTTTCAGTCAG GGTGCAGGATCAAGAGAACCAGAAGCGGCAACTCGGTGAGGAACTAGAGCAGCTCAAGACTCCTCAAGACAGCAGAGAAGCCTCATGCCAGACACCTGCCCCAGAAGAAGAG ACTGGTGATGACCTGGAATGGGATGAGGAATATGCCCTTCAAGATTTCCTGAAAAACGAAATGGCGGAGAGCAACTCACGAGCGCGGGGTGACGTAACGGACGGCGGACAGACGGAGGACGGAGACGAGAGGTGGACGGTGGTGAATGGCACGGGCGAGGGAGAAGTGAGGGACACGTCCACTCCTGTGTCTGCCAAGCCGGAGGTTTCCCAGGATGGACACTGTCTGGCAGTAACAGGCCAAG AACCTCCAGAGCCACAGGTGAACCTCCATTGTTTGCAG gaCGAGGCAGCAATACCATCGGACGCCCACTCACAAGCTGTCAGCCCCGAGCACCCAGCGGCGGATGCCCTGCCTGATCCGTCCCACTCAGACAGCCGCA GGTCAGAGACAGACGAGACGACAGTGTCTCAGTCCTTGTCTGATCAGGATCCAATAACTATGCCAACTGCAACCAACAATGCACCACCCAATGAGGTCGCTCCTCCGAATGAGAG CATCCAACTGTCCGGCGAGGACCACAAGCGGGAAGACAAAGAGGGTGACGTGAGCAGCACTGCG AGCTTGATTCTGGACCAGTCTGGACCGAGATCAGCGGCACGGGACAC CACAAGTCTGCTTCCCGTATTGGTTGAAGAAGAGGAGAGCGCTACTACAGAGGGCGGCATGGCAG GGACGGAGCAGCCCAGCAGCATCAGTGCAACCACCATGACTGACTGTCAGCAGTCAAGCGTGTCCTTGGCACAGAACGGCCAATCAGAGAGTCGCGTGACATCAGATCCAAAacaattgcaaaacaaaaaggacTCCAATGGGATGAATAAGAAAGAACTG GAGTCACAAGGCACGGAAACCACAGAAGCTCCAAAGATGGAGGAGGCCCAACCTGAGGCTTGTGGAACCACTgagaaaaaat CTGAGTCGTCTACCATCTCTGACCACAAAGACACGTGCAGAGAGGATAAGAACAG CAGCCTGTCGCCCAATGACAAGGAGATTGAG ACCGAGTTCCAGCGTCTAGCTCTGGGCTTTAAGTGCGACATGTTTACCTTAGAGAAGAGGCTCCGGCTGGAGGAGCGGTCGCGTGACCTCGCCGAGGAGAACGTCCGCAGGGAGGTGTCCAGCTGCCAGGGCTTGCTGCAG GCTCTGACTCCTCTATGTGAGGATGATAACCAGTCAATGGAGATCATCCACAGGCTCCAGAAGAATCTGGATATCCTCATCCAGTCCATGACCCGAGTGTCCAGTCGCTCTGAGATGCTAGGAGCCATCCatcag GAGAGTCGCATTGGTAAGGCGGTGGAGGTTATGATTCAGCATGTCGAGAACCTGAGGAGGGTGTACACCAAGGAGCACGCCGAGCTGCTGGAGCTCCGGGAGACGCTCATGCAGAACGAGAGGTCGTTTGGCTCGCACTCCGACAGAG ATGAATTCCGTGGCAAGAAGCCATCCACGACACAATACTACAAG tCATCAGCCCGGCGGGTTAGCATAGCAGCAATACCTCGCTCTGGTGGAGGCAACATGCACTATGACATG ACCAAACAACAGAGCGGTGCAGAAAGTGAAGCAGAAAGACTCACCAGGAGATCTCCATG CCCTCCTTCCGCATCCTTCAGAAGTCAGGATGAGCTCTTTGTAATGCT TCCAAGCATCTCATCCAGCCCGGCATCTTCCGAACAAGGACTGTCCCAGTCTTTGTCCCATAGCTTGACATCCACCCGGTCAACGGCGGCCGCGGTGGCCCGAGGCAGCAGGGCACTCTGGCTTTGGTTGGCCATGGTGCTGCTCCTTGCAG GTCTCCTGGCCCTGTTGGCCAGCCTTGTGATGCAGCCAGCAGTAGACGCGGCCCCCGTAGGCACCGGAGACTCCTGGATGACCATCCAGCAGCTGCTCTGGCCTTACACGGGCCTGCGGCACAATGGACAGCCCCCAGTTTAG
- the lrmp gene encoding inositol 1,4,5-triphosphate receptor associated 2 isoform X5 codes for MDFCTPQPPRRHNPVDSICRKLQTIQWRGDREPNSPFQIPKLSSSSYDSPQCGLGLNLDAILKKGAQGRKETGDGKPDSAPSQKSNVGASVPPSASGNTPTPANITYTITSTLGERRGVDRSDRKQFKTWQSYCSTPTSQPKDSPYFTFTRGRPESAQPESGSGPSRSPVRSRTFTPICSTVSYNLNFNFSASTGSSTEGEAPYPALVVKRLSLGDRGTTLDSESNNMAEVSLICEENLLDTIFHACDTQRRGKVYVSHIVDYLRHTTSRTPEDSGLEELCNMLDPERKDVSIDLDTYHAVMREWIEDCRSNGEEPPEYACQDSVKLRDSLSLRRSMLLNVTSGSLEGFGGDVSKAEFETSELVNCLADLQMSNQKLQAEVKKLKQAVEAMEESNQKLADENEELRNQTRAHQQLVHKEKMLHDEVEEMKATLSCTEEGRARASARSKHVEKENQDLIAKIASLEDENFKVTMEMDELQKRIAELCDINTDLQVQIHSFDTVITEKESLIQERSRQIDELKTAVEEYSSITELLRADKSKLENHMQMMHPDLSGAGVSLSVAYRLNQSTSGSLQTELALAQSPPEPVHGVDHLPNNVCLASPLDETLDREVLIMMHGPSPELMAQEFKKLLNRMAVQAALDATREDWALSLDQLAQYTDSIETELIKMTSNMRRSRTEILHLSVRVQDQENQKRQLGEELEQLKTPQDSREASCQTPAPEEETGDDLEWDEEYALQDFLKNEMAESNSRARGDVTDGGQTEDGDERWTVVNGTGEGEVRDTSTPVSAKPEVSQDGHCLAVTGQEPPEPQVNLHCLQDEAAIPSDAHSQAVSPEHPAADALPDPSHSDSRRSETDETTVSQSLSDQDPITMPTATNNAPPNEVAPPNESIQLSGEDHKREDKEGDVSSTASLILDQSGPRSAARDTTSLLPVLVEEEESATTEGGMAGTEQPSSISATTMTDCQQSSVSLAQNGQSESRVTSDPKQLQNKKDSNGMNKKELESQGTETTEAPKMEEAQPEACGTTEKKSESSTISDHKDTCREDKNSSLSPNDKEIETEFQRLALGFKCDMFTLEKRLRLEERSRDLAEENVRREVSSCQGLLQALTPLCEDDNQSMEIIHRLQKNLDILIQSMTRVSSRSEMLGAIHQESRIGKAVEVMIQHVENLRRVYTKEHAELLELRETLMQNERSFGSHSDRDEFRGKKPSTTQYYKSSARRVSIAAIPRSGGGNMHYDMTKQQSGAESEAERLTRRSPWNVAGKNMARPPLKRFVSSAAWVDTEEPSVMMKGTARNNSDPQLSDEPDEPVPERRRSSLSELGSKLTSLILPLKTPPSASFRSQDELFVMLPSISSSPASSEQGLSQSLSHSLTSTRSTAAAVARGSRALWLWLAMVLLLAGLLALLASLVMQPAVDAAPVGTGDSWMTIQQLLWPYTGLRHNGQPPV; via the exons ATGGACTTCTGCACGCCCCAGCCGCCACGACGCCACAACCCGGTGGACAGCATCTGCCGCAAACTGCAGACCATCCAGTGGCGCGGTGACCGGGAGCCCAATTCCCCCTTCCAGATCCCCAAGCTCTCCTCCAGCAGCTACGACAGCCCCCAGTGCGGCCTCGGGCTCAACCTGGACGCCATCTTGAAGAAAGGGGCCCAGGGACGAAAGGAGACCGGCGACGGAAAGCCCGACTCTGCGCCTTCCCAGAAGAGCAACGTGGGTGCCTCCGTCCCGCCGTCCGCTTCAGGCAACACCCCGACCCCAGCTAACATCACGTATACCATCACTAGTACCCTCGGGGAGAGGAGAGGTGTCGATCGAAGCGATCGAAAACAATTTAAGACATGGCAGAGTTACTGCTCCACTCCCACGAGCCAGCCCAAAGACTCCCCGTACTTCACGTTCACACGAGGCAGACCCGAGTCGGCGCAGCCCGAGAGCGGAAGCGGGCCGAGCAGGAGCCCCGTGCGCTCTCGCACCTTCACCCCAATTTGCAGCACTGTCTCTTACAACCTCAACTTCAACTTCTCTGCCAGCACGGGGAGCTCCACGGAGGGTGAGGCGCCCTACCCGGCTCTGGTTGTCAAAAGACTGTCGCTGGGAGATCGAG GGACCACCCTGGACTCTGAGAGCAACAACATGGCAGAAGTCAGCCTCATCTGCGAGGAGAATCTCCTCGACACCATCTTCCATGCTTGTGACACGCAGCGCCGAG GTAAGGTGTACGTGTCTCACATCGTGGACTACTTGCGGCACACAACCAGCCGCACCCCAGAGGACAGCGGGCTGGAGGAGCTCTGCAACATGCTGGATCCTGAACGCAAAGATGTCTCCATCGACCTGGACACGTACCACGCCGTCATGAGGGAGTGGATTGAAGACTGCCGCAGCAATGG GGAAGAGCCACCAGAATATGCATGCCAGGACTCGGTTAAACTACGAGACAGCCTTTCCT TGAGGAGGTCCATGTTGCTCAACGTGACCTCGGGAAGCTTGGAGGGCTTTGGAGGGGACGTGTCGAAAGCAGAATT TGAAACATCAGAGCTGGTGAACTGCCTTGCCGACCTCCAGATGAGCAACCAAAAGCTCCAGGCGGAAGTGAAGAAGCTGAAACAAGCGGTGGAAGCAATGGAAGAGAGCAACCAAAAGCTGGCAGATGAGAACGAGGAGCTGCGCAACCAGACCAGAGC TCACCAGCAGCTGGTCCACAAAGAGAAGATGCTGCACGATGAAGTGGAAGAAATGAAGGCCACTCTGAGCTGCACGGAGGAAGGCAGAGCGCGCGCCTCCGCGCGCAGCAAACACGTG GAGAAAGAAAACCAAGATCTCATAGCCAAGATTGCTTCTCTTGAGGACGAG AACTTCAAGGTCACTATGGAGATGGACGAGCTTCAGAAGAGAATAGCGGAGCTGTGTGACATTAACACTGACCTTCAG GTGCAGATTCACTCTTTCGATACCGTCATCACTGAAAAGGAATCTCTTATACAAGAG AGGAGCAGACAGATTGACGAGCTCAAGACTGCAGTGGAAGAATACTCCTCCATTACGGAG TTACTAAGAGCTGACAAGAGCAAACTGGAGAACCACATGCAAATGATGCATCCAGACCTTTCTGG TGCTGGAGTGTCTCTTTCGGTAGCCTACAGGTTGAACCAGAGCACTTCAGGATCCCTGCAAACAGAACTGGCCCTGGCTCAGTCACCACCGGAG cctGTCCATGGGGTTGACCATTTACCCAACAATGTGTGTCTTGCCTCGCCGCTGGATGAGACTCTGGACAGAGAGGTGCTGATCATGATGCATGGACCCAGCCCAGAACTCATGGCTCAGGAGTTCAAGAAACTCCTGAACAGAATG GCGGTGCAGGCCGCGCTGGACGCAACAAGAGAAGACTGGGCCCTTAGCCTGGACCAGCTAGCCCAGTACACTGACTCCATAGAGACGGAACTGATTAAAATGACCAGTAATATGAGGAGGTCCCGGACTGAGATCTTGCACCTTTCAGTCAG GGTGCAGGATCAAGAGAACCAGAAGCGGCAACTCGGTGAGGAACTAGAGCAGCTCAAGACTCCTCAAGACAGCAGAGAAGCCTCATGCCAGACACCTGCCCCAGAAGAAGAG ACTGGTGATGACCTGGAATGGGATGAGGAATATGCCCTTCAAGATTTCCTGAAAAACGAAATGGCGGAGAGCAACTCACGAGCGCGGGGTGACGTAACGGACGGCGGACAGACGGAGGACGGAGACGAGAGGTGGACGGTGGTGAATGGCACGGGCGAGGGAGAAGTGAGGGACACGTCCACTCCTGTGTCTGCCAAGCCGGAGGTTTCCCAGGATGGACACTGTCTGGCAGTAACAGGCCAAG AACCTCCAGAGCCACAGGTGAACCTCCATTGTTTGCAG gaCGAGGCAGCAATACCATCGGACGCCCACTCACAAGCTGTCAGCCCCGAGCACCCAGCGGCGGATGCCCTGCCTGATCCGTCCCACTCAGACAGCCGCA GGTCAGAGACAGACGAGACGACAGTGTCTCAGTCCTTGTCTGATCAGGATCCAATAACTATGCCAACTGCAACCAACAATGCACCACCCAATGAGGTCGCTCCTCCGAATGAGAG CATCCAACTGTCCGGCGAGGACCACAAGCGGGAAGACAAAGAGGGTGACGTGAGCAGCACTGCG AGCTTGATTCTGGACCAGTCTGGACCGAGATCAGCGGCACGGGACAC CACAAGTCTGCTTCCCGTATTGGTTGAAGAAGAGGAGAGCGCTACTACAGAGGGCGGCATGGCAG GGACGGAGCAGCCCAGCAGCATCAGTGCAACCACCATGACTGACTGTCAGCAGTCAAGCGTGTCCTTGGCACAGAACGGCCAATCAGAGAGTCGCGTGACATCAGATCCAAAacaattgcaaaacaaaaaggacTCCAATGGGATGAATAAGAAAGAACTG GAGTCACAAGGCACGGAAACCACAGAAGCTCCAAAGATGGAGGAGGCCCAACCTGAGGCTTGTGGAACCACTgagaaaaaat CTGAGTCGTCTACCATCTCTGACCACAAAGACACGTGCAGAGAGGATAAGAACAG CAGCCTGTCGCCCAATGACAAGGAGATTGAG ACCGAGTTCCAGCGTCTAGCTCTGGGCTTTAAGTGCGACATGTTTACCTTAGAGAAGAGGCTCCGGCTGGAGGAGCGGTCGCGTGACCTCGCCGAGGAGAACGTCCGCAGGGAGGTGTCCAGCTGCCAGGGCTTGCTGCAG GCTCTGACTCCTCTATGTGAGGATGATAACCAGTCAATGGAGATCATCCACAGGCTCCAGAAGAATCTGGATATCCTCATCCAGTCCATGACCCGAGTGTCCAGTCGCTCTGAGATGCTAGGAGCCATCCatcag GAGAGTCGCATTGGTAAGGCGGTGGAGGTTATGATTCAGCATGTCGAGAACCTGAGGAGGGTGTACACCAAGGAGCACGCCGAGCTGCTGGAGCTCCGGGAGACGCTCATGCAGAACGAGAGGTCGTTTGGCTCGCACTCCGACAGAG ATGAATTCCGTGGCAAGAAGCCATCCACGACACAATACTACAAG tCATCAGCCCGGCGGGTTAGCATAGCAGCAATACCTCGCTCTGGTGGAGGCAACATGCACTATGACATG ACCAAACAACAGAGCGGTGCAGAAAGTGAAGCAGAAAGACTCACCAGGAGATCTCCATG GAATGTGGCGGGGAAGAACATGGCACGCCCCCCACTTAAACGCTTTGTTAGCTCTGCCGCCTGGGTTGACACTGAAGAGCCCTCTGTCATGATGAAGGG GACGGCGCGCAATAACTCCGACCCCCAGCTGTCCGACGAGCCGGACGAGCCCGTGCCGGAGAGGAGGAGGTCCAGTCTCAGTGAGCTGGGCAGCAAACTCACCTCCCTCATTCTGCCTCTCAAGAC CCCTCCTTCCGCATCCTTCAGAAGTCAGGATGAGCTCTTTGTAATGCT TCCAAGCATCTCATCCAGCCCGGCATCTTCCGAACAAGGACTGTCCCAGTCTTTGTCCCATAGCTTGACATCCACCCGGTCAACGGCGGCCGCGGTGGCCCGAGGCAGCAGGGCACTCTGGCTTTGGTTGGCCATGGTGCTGCTCCTTGCAG GTCTCCTGGCCCTGTTGGCCAGCCTTGTGATGCAGCCAGCAGTAGACGCGGCCCCCGTAGGCACCGGAGACTCCTGGATGACCATCCAGCAGCTGCTCTGGCCTTACACGGGCCTGCGGCACAATGGACAGCCCCCAGTTTAG